The Osmerus mordax isolate fOsmMor3 chromosome 5, fOsmMor3.pri, whole genome shotgun sequence DNA window ATTCCCTGTTAATATAATGCACTGTACATAACACACAATTAAGTGGATATGTGCCGACTTAGTAAAAAAGTTTTGCTCACTTGCTCTCTTTTTGCGGCAGTGTCCCTCTGACATATTTTGTCCTCCGTCTCGTTTTCTTTCTGCCCAGCCGAACTACCAAGATCTCCAAAATCTGCCCAGGTGGCCACCAACTCAGTCGGAGCCCCCATTACACCAAACTCCACCCagtctcctccagcttctccttcCAAGCATTCCTCCTGATCTGAGGGTGCCGAGCAGAAGTCTGCAAAGCTGTCACTGGGGGGGAGGCCACTCTGTGCCCACTCCCTCACTCCACTGTCTTGGGCTTGGTCAAGGTCTTTATCCCCAACCTCTCTCTGATTTTGGTTGAGATCTGCAGAGCACTCCTCTTCCCCTTGTATCCTGGACTCCTCTAAAGAGGCCTTTAATTGGCTGGGGGAAATCCCAGCATCCCTgatgttctccctctcctcttccaactGGATTTCAGTCTCTTCCCTGATGTAACCTGACACCACCTCCTTTTTCTCTGGAGCAGGTGGCAAAGGATTATCGATCGTCTGGACAAAGTACCCCAAATCCTCCAGACCATCTGGAGACACAGCATCGCAGAACGAAGCAAAGTCCTCACTTGAAGACTCACTGACTGTGTTGTTTAGAGGAGAGGCACTATGCTCTATTTCTTCACTAtctatctctacctctttctcttcatctgaCTTTCCAACTACCAGTTCAGGTGCCCTTTTAAGATGTACAGACTGGCTCAGACTTGGCGTCCTGTCCTCACTCCTAAGGTCTTCCAGGTCTTCATCCCCAGAATCAAGCACCTCTGAGGGGCAAGAGAGACTAGCGGGAGCCTTTAGGTGGTGGTcctgaggagggtgtgtgaatCCTGTATCCCCATGCTCACAGTGATGGATGATAGTGCGATCCCTGACCCTTTCTCCTGCTACAGATCGCAGCTCAGGGCCTGTGACTGTCTGCTGTTTGGTTTTCAAGCATTCTTCCCTATTTGTACTTTCGGCTCTATCCTCCCAGTCCTTTGCAGTACCAGAAGGTGTGAAGCCACAGCACCAAGGATGTACTTGAGTTTCTGAGAACACAGACAGTTCCACAAACCCGGTTTCCTCGCTTAAAGAGTGGGCACCTGGTGCAGAAACTGAATTGGTCCCAAAAGTTGAATGCCTGAAGGTCTCACCCTCTGTGAGCACGTTGGTGGGGGACTTATGGTGTTCCCTGTTACAGCAGTGCTCTTTCTGTTGATGAGCCCTGCATACTCCAGTGGTAATGGTGGAGGTGGGTTGGGATTTCTCCACAAAGTGAGATTCAGGGATGGAATCCCCTAATTGAGAAATTCTATTTCCACTGTTAGCAAAGTGCTCTGCAGCATCTATGGTTTGGCTGGGCTGGTTCAGGTCGGATGGGGGCAGGTGAGTGAACTTGGAGAAGCTAAAGCTGTCAGACCCTGCCCCACAAAATCCCCTGAATTCTCTAaagtcatcctcatcctcttctgTGCTTGCCTCGTCATCATCGTCCAAtggaggaggcgaggaggagtACATGGGCATGATGTCTGGCTCCATGGTCTCTCCTGGCAGAAGCTACAGACGGCTTCATATACCTGAAAGGTGGACACCAGAGgaacagataaagagagagacaaagagtttTGATGAACAATATCATTACGGCCGCCCCAGTGGCTCACCAAACATGTGCACATACCACATAGGCTAAGGCCCAGGCTTTTTTTGCTGCATgtcatcccatctctctctacatttGCTTTCTCTCTAAGCCATCACTATAAAAAAAATTTAAAAAGCAGACAAGCTAAAAAATATATCAATAATAACATTCTCAGATTTGGTATAACAATTTTCAAcagaaaaaaatgcatgctctctCAAATTGCATCactaaataaaacaaacatgctTGTCTATGCTAATATCATACAGTATGACCTTGACATAAAAAGATTCTTGATTCTTCAGTATCTCGAATGTGGTATGCAGGTGGACAGGTTTAGCAACCAAACCACAAAAACCTTGACCTTGACTGAAGAAAAACTTAGTTGAATAAGAGTAGGTCACGCTACATTTTTATCTTTTTAATAGCTATTTTCTTATCACTGTTTGATGTATTGGGTTTTAGGAATGGAAAGGTGCCCGGCAGCAGGCCACATCCTCTATCAGCCAGAGTAACTTGATCCAGGCATCTTATCCCTCATCACTGTGCCAACAGAAACGGCTGTAGCCCCAGCTGTATGACTGTGCTATATTTGGTGTTCATGGCTCTACACCTAAATGATACTCAACCAAATATGAGATTAAAAAGGCCTACATCTCTTTCCTAAAATAAAGCCCAAGTTGTCTGCTTGACAAGGCAAAATGCCAATTCAACCTGTAGCCTTGCTAAATGAAAGCAGTCAACTGTCCATGGTTTAGACAAGTAATATGATCCTAACCCGCTGCACAAGGATCATTTACAGGAAACTGGAACCTCATGATTTGTGAGCCACTTTAACTCACGCTGCCTTGTTAATACGCTTTCAGCTAACGAGATATTTTGATTAAATTGAAATATCTTCACGTTTACAGAAACGTTTGTATTAATGTCTTAATACAATATTATGGCAGTCAATGTAGACTGCCATAATATTACATAGCTTTGCAAGATGCATTCAGTCTATTTAGGTGACACGAAGTCCGTAGTAGCAAAACAACGTTCCAAACACGTCTTTGGCTACACAGTATGGTAGCTAGGGGAAACCTAACCTCCTCAACGTTAAAACTAGCCAAGCTAGCTCAGCtactacagtagtacagtagctACCTGTCTAGCAACTAGATAACACACATATTTATTTTGCATGCTAGCCTACAGACAGTAACGGCTAACTGCAAAAGACGTGAAATGGCTAGATAGCATTGACGCCCCGTTATCTAGCTTGCAATCTAGTAAACTATGTAGACTACAATATTTCGAAAGCATAGTTTTAGAGATAGTAAGCATTGTTAGCTACAGTATTGTACAGTAGTCTGCTTCAACAATGCTACTGTAGGCTAGTATCTCGCTCATTCTCAGCTGAGAATAGTTGCGGTCCTAATCTTACCTTCTTCAGATGTCTTGCTGGTCTGTTTCATGTAAACGGCATCTAAACTTGGACAATGATAATAAAGAACATATTCAAATAAATTAACACTTTTTTGTTTATAAAGGTTTATTCTGACGCTTGAAGATGGAATACCGCACCCCGTACAACCAACCAGCCAAAGGTAGGCCTTCTCAATTGAGAAGATGGACCGTCGTTAGTAGCGCCAGAGCTTTCAAATGCTGATATCCTTGATGCTGTACTTCCGGGAATTCCGCTAGGTTGAATAAAAGGTTGTGACAAACCTTCATCTCAACCTAGATATTACGACACAGACCAGCTCTGCTTTGTACTACAGCCTGTAGAAGACTATGATCAACTGAACGACACATTGATCATATTAAAAAATAAAGTTAGAGAAGTGTTAAAATTCACAAGTGTCTTGTTAGTTCTCTTTATACACCTTTAGTGGTGTTTAAGGCTTTACAGTCATACATAGGCCTATGCACAATTTAATTTACCAATTAGAATGGTGGCACTAGTTTATAAATATGACCACTCTATAATCGCAATCTAGTTCAGTAGGGGCAGCACTAGAGTTTTGTCATGCCCACTAATAGGTAGGTTACAAAAAAAGATACTTTTTGTCATGTTTTCTTTGATGTTGTCCAGCCCAATTAACAAAAGGCAGTAAGATAAAACCTTAATGTATTCTATTCATGCAATTctaatgaaacacaaaaaccACATGGGCTGTTAAGTTTCTATATTCAGTAGCCATTCAACAATATTTGCTTGAAGACAATATTTGTTTGTTACGGCTAGGCTACTTACTTGTTCTGAGACAGTTCTGTGATGACTCCATAACTTTCTGGtttgtgtaggcctaattcTACTCCTCCAGTGGGGCAAGGAGTGTGAATATAAAATGTTGGCATGTATTGACACATTTAAATTTCGAGCGAGATGGTACCAACTGTAAGAGGTGTGGCGCCTAAGGTCAACTGTGATGTTTAGAATCGCTTGAATAAGCatgtatggaggaccaaacctgccactTTGAGAAATACATGTACACACCCATGCATAAATGTACAATTTCATGCATAAACCCTTAATAAATACATCCATTATTATAATGGTAATTTAATGAACAAATAAAGGATAGCATAGATATAGACATGTATTATTATCACAGGTTTGGTCCTCCGTAACTATGGGCTGGAGTAGGCTTGTCTCTTGAGTACCCTCATCACACCATGTAATATGTAAAATATAGTATTATGATTTACAAATTAGAACTTTTCCTGCACAAATATACTCATTACTGCTCAGACATTGTTTACGAAATGGTCGATGTTACTGTGATGCAGCCATCCGGTCTTAATCCAAATTCTCCATGTTTAAAATTATTATTGCCCTCGCAATAGTTTCTTTAGACAGCAGAGGGTGCTACAGAGCTTGAGTGGAAAATCATACTGTAAACATGAACTTGCAACCTTTGAACTTGTACTAAGTTCCTACCCCTTGTGATCAACACTACTTTATGGGGTTGGTTTGTAGTCTGTATGGGAATACAGATACTAGGAGAAAGCTGTCAGGTCAGACAAACAATGCaaattataaaaatgtaaaCATGTATAAATATGTATGCAAAATAGCTTGGAAATTGGTTACAATAATGTATTATCTTCTTTGGGTTTTTCAAATACAAATACCCTGTACTTGTCTGTAATTCTCTTTTCATCTGCTTTAGTCAACATTTGATACACTGTGTCTGAAACACTTACAGTACACACGTTTTTTGAACTTATCCTTAGATTTACAGTTAAGCAGTAAAATGACACAGACTCTTGTTGTCTAGATGGCACAATGTCAAATTGAACACAATGAGTTGCTCTCAGCACtttcagaaaaaaacacattgagaaccactgcattCAAAGAAGAGAAGTGTATTGGCAGtacattttacaaaaacttgGGAAATATAAACATTTACAGAAGCCAGTTTTCCCCCATCAAAGAAGTTACATTGAGCTCAGATTATTTAACATTTTATGGTATAAGAaatcagaaagaaaaaaaagaaatcagttAAATAGGTGTGTGAGGTGCttaaaataacaacaatacATAAACCTGACCATCTAGCATGTTTTATTTTAACACATCTGATAATCTTCATTTAACAAAATAACTTGTTTGGTGATACTTCACTTACACCATTAAGCACTGCAGTTGCATCCATTCACGTTGTAAAGGGAAGGTTGTCAAATATAAAATCAGATAAATAAATTGTTGAGATTCTAAAAGCCTTTCTGATATTTCCACAGACAAAAGTTTAGAAAAAGACTTCGGTGGACCATTCTCAGGGTTTGTCATTATAATAAATGTAAGGAATACATAACTGTACAACTACACAATACAATCACACAAACTCAATCTACATCTACTTCATAGGACTGTTGGTAAATACACATTTgctttttcaaaacattttcaaataatAAACATTCTTTTCAAATTTTCCTCTGAACAGCAGTTTAGCAGAGATAACAATGTTACCCTTACAGTCCTGTTTTACAGTAGTTTGACACACAAGTCCCTGACACCTGCTTGGATGCTCACTTCAACTTCGGAACTACAAAAATTGCAATAACTATGCAGTACTGGGGTAGTAAGCCCCAGGTGTTTTTAACATCGCCATTCCTAAAAAATAATTATTCTGGTCAAATTTGGATTTCACATCACATGACTTCCTACTCCTTTTTGTGTGTAAACCAAGCAAACCAAGTTATATTAAACAAAGTACATCCAGAGTCAAAAGGCAAAGTAACAAAGGGGGTTAAATAGTCTGGGTTTTCTTTTTCCACCCGTAGTGACTGAAAGAAGACACGCTAATTTCACCTTGCCTGTTAGCATCGGACTACAATCGGGAAATTATGACATTCAGTTCAACATTTATGGATTCCACCAAAAAAGTTTACAGAGGGCTATGGGTCAGAGAACAAAGTTATTCAAATTCATAGCCTGCAATGCAAACTGGTCAACACTTGGTATAGGGCGCATTTGTTTTTAGTTATTGTAAATCATTTGTCAACTTTACGAttaaattgttttaaaatgatATATTTTACTGTTTTGCTACAAGATTAAATTCCAGGGGAGTTCAGTGTCTAGAGTAGTCTCTTTCTAGATCTGTATTGTGTCACAATCAGACCTAGAGCTGGATAGCGTGTGGAAATATGGGATCATAAGGAGATTCCGAGCTGTAACATTTTTAGAGCACCACAGAAAGACTTATAACAAAGAGCTTACACAATATCAAGTTACCATTTAATGACGTGTTCTATATAGTGCATTATCTATTCAAGCCCTCTGATTAAGAGTGAATCCGGAAATGTTTACGTgctatctccctcccccatccttcctAGAAATTACATGGCTGAGTAAGCCTTTTTGTTGAACCACAAGCATCCAGAAAGTCTTATTCTGTTCATTGGttttagtaataataataatttaatgtAGGCTTTAAGGGTCAAATCTATGATTAATTTGCCTTTATTTTTAAGCTTCAGGACTCTGAACCGAGTCCAAAACCAAGAAAGCTCCCagttacacacaacacaaataaaaaattaaGGCTACAGTTCTCCTGTGATGGACATGTAACacaggttgacacacacacacacacacacattagtctcCTAGTGCCAGCCATTATTATACTGTAATTATCTTGGATACAGAAGAAAAGTGTGCCTGTCATGTAAAATTTGCTTTCTTGACTTTGGGAAGACCCTCGCTGATCAGCTGGGAGTAGAAAACAGCAAGTTTTATTGCTTTGTTACAGAACCAAATAAGCAATGCATGCATGAATGTAGTGGCATGTAAGTATCTTcacattatataaatatatatattgtaaagTATTGTAGCAATGAATGGTGGAACACAGTGCGTGTATACTGTAGCATGCGGTTTGTTTAGTTAAAGAAATGCTTCATTAAGTGGCGTTATGGCACACATCAATCATCTAAAGCCCTAAAGCATTTGGAATTTCTTGCACCTTATGTGCACCTTTTGAGAATTATGTGGTTAAGCCACAGGCAATCTGTAGTATGAAAGAATGTCAAAGAAAGGGAACACTTCTATTGCAACCATCCAGATTACATTGTATAATCATTATTTCCAAAATAACTTATCCTACTGTCTCAGCTCAACAGAAAGACTGAGAGACACTGAAGTGGACAAGTTGGATACAATGGGATTGTTGGCTAGTGTTCCTTCTTGGGCAAGCAATTAACTGAGCTGAAATATATGGGACAGTAGGATGTTATAGACTGGAGCTAAAGCTACCTACACCATCAAGATTATCACACAGTGGAGGTTAACAAACAAAACTACCACTGACCAAATTGTTTGTATTTCTGGTTTCAAGTTATTTGTTCCCAACAAAAATCATGGCAACATGACTGTGGCAATACTGTAGGTTTGACACATGCTGGAACTGGTGAGGATGCATCTTAACAGTAGGTGTAAAACATATCATGACATCAAACCAAATCATTATGCACAACTAAACTATTGTGCGACTGTAACAGCCCCATGTTTAGTAATGACACTACCCACTTACACTTATCTCAATCAGCTACCGGCAAGACGCCTTGTGGAAGAGTATTATAAGCATAGCACATAAGAGACATGAGACTGAACAGGTAAAAAACCAGCACCAAATCTTCTAATAATGCATTTCTGAAAATCTAAGTTATGATTGATACAAGCTAAAATGCTGGATCTATTATCATATGATTCATAAATGGAGATGACACTTGCTTTAACGTTATTACCTTGTATGCCAACCATATCAATCTCCCTAGCTATGCTACCATAAATAAACATGGCTGTCATATTTACAAAACACTATTCCTACTCTTCAGATCACCAATCACTTACGGAACAGTCTGTAAACATCTGGTGaatttaaagatcccatgatATGATgattttggatgcttttatataggccttagtggtcccctaatactgtatctgaagtctctttcccaaaaGTCACCCTtgttgcagaattacagccactatgaGCTTTCTTCAGGAcatgccgtttctgtgtctgtagctttaaatgctatgagggagaaggaggcggGGCTAATTGCCATGCTTCAGTCATTaacaagccatgatgtctcaaggaaaaaacaatatcgcgCTTGCACAGtcatagctcattttctcattggtgggccaaattatctgtgcgggcaaagcggagaagaatacccagggtttggtttacacctatcgaaatttcgagcca harbors:
- the aftphb gene encoding aftiphilin isoform X3, which translates into the protein MEPDIMPMYSSSPPPLDDDDEASTEEDEDDFREFRGFCGAGSDSFSFSKFTHLPPSDLNQPSQTIDAAEHFANSGNRISQLGDSIPESHFVEKSQPTSTITTGVCRAHQQKEHCCNREHHKSPTNVLTEGETFRHSTFGTNSVSAPGAHSLSEETGFVELSVFSETQVHPWCCGFTPSGTAKDWEDRAESTNREECLKTKQQTVTGPELRSVAGERVRDRTIIHHCEHGDTGFTHPPQDHHLKAPASLSCPSEVLDSGDEDLEDLRSEDRTPSLSQSVHLKRAPELVVGKSDEEKEVEIDSEEIEHSASPLNNTVSESSSEDFASFCDAVSPDGLEDLGYFVQTIDNPLPPAPEKKEVVSGYIREETEIQLEEERENIRDAGISPSQLKASLEESRIQGEEECSADLNQNQREVGDKDLDQAQDSGVREWAQSGLPPSDSFADFCSAPSDQEECLEGEAGGDWVEFGVMGAPTELVATWADFGDLGSSAGQKENETEDKICQRDTAAKREQALFSRQLHRLLQESFQAVKIQQEKEEEVCVPSLGALLQHHDTQHEDGEKKQGEEKPHYAAHWVPRGVWRQPCEVHDAFGLKFQWGGSHSNRILLHCLGMDTRNILFTGETKQPVIVPAFAANLGMLEPTKESVKAAGQTAETAQVLPGSQETRRALSSDSAQASFLTSQCDRSSSGLSNPQDDMTEINLNL
- the aftphb gene encoding aftiphilin isoform X2 yields the protein MEPDIMPMYSSSPPPLDDDDEASTEEDEDDFREFRGFCGAGSDSFSFSKFTHLPPSDLNQPSQTIDAAEHFANSGNRISQLGDSIPESHFVEKSQPTSTITTGVCRAHQQKEHCCNREHHKSPTNVLTEGETFRHSTFGTNSVSAPGAHSLSEETGFVELSVFSETQVHPWCCGFTPSGTAKDWEDRAESTNREECLKTKQQTVTGPELRSVAGERVRDRTIIHHCEHGDTGFTHPPQDHHLKAPASLSCPSEVLDSGDEDLEDLRSEDRTPSLSQSVHLKRAPELVVGKSDEEKEVEIDSEEIEHSASPLNNTVSESSSEDFASFCDAVSPDGLEDLGYFVQTIDNPLPPAPEKKEVVSGYIREETEIQLEEERENIRDAGISPSQLKASLEESRIQGEEECSADLNQNQREVGDKDLDQAQDSGVREWAQSGLPPSDSFADFCSAPSDQEECLEGEAGGDWVEFGVMGAPTELVATWADFGDLGSSAGQKENETEDKICQRDTAAKREQALFSRQLHRLLQESFQAVKIQQEKEEEVCVPSLGALLQHHDTQHEDGEKKQGEEKPHYAAHWVPRGVWRQPCEVHDAFGLKFQWGGSHSNRILLHCLGMDTRNILFTGETKQPVIVPAFAANLGMLEPTKESVKAAGQTAETAQVLPGSQETRRALSSDSAQASFLTSQCDRSSSGLSNPQDGVDRELYELTTAKLEPRINSCHLEETFNRLMSSMEITSTATSNREPQQDKDLSAEAAAVVCEVPDLSFMRAKVLMFPSILIPPEGYSTALK
- the aftphb gene encoding aftiphilin isoform X4; this translates as MEPDIMPMYSSSPPPLDDDDEASTEEDEDDFREFRGFCGAGSDSFSFSKFTHLPPSDLNQPSQTIDAAEHFANSGNRISQLGDSIPESHFVEKSQPTSTITTGVCRAHQQKEHCCNREHHKSPTNVLTEGETFRHSTFGTNSVSAPGAHSLSEETGFVELSVFSETQVHPWCCGFTPSGTAKDWEDRAESTNREECLKTKQQTVTGPELRSVAGERVRDRTIIHHCEHGDTGFTHPPQDHHLKAPASLSCPSEVLDSGDEDLEDLRSEDRTPSLSQSVHLKRAPELVVGKSDEEKEVEIDSEEIEHSASPLNNTVSESSSEDFASFCDAVSPDGLEDLGYFVQTIDNPLPPAPEKKEVVSGYIREETEIQLEEERENIRDAGISPSQLKASLEESRIQGEEECSADLNQNQREVGDKDLDQAQDSGVREWAQSGLPPSDSFADFCSAPSDQEECLEGEAGGDWVEFGVMGAPTELVATWADFGDLGSSAGQKENETEDKICQRDTAAKREQALFSRQLHRLLQESFQAVKIQQEKEEEVCVPSLGALLQHHDTQHEDGEKKQGEEKPHYAAHWVPRGVWRQPCEVHDAFGLKFQWGGSHSNRILLHCLGMDTRNILFTGETKQPVIVPAFAANLGMLEPTKESVKAAGQTAETAQVLPGSQETRRALSSDSAQG
- the aftphb gene encoding aftiphilin isoform X1; the encoded protein is MEPDIMPMYSSSPPPLDDDDEASTEEDEDDFREFRGFCGAGSDSFSFSKFTHLPPSDLNQPSQTIDAAEHFANSGNRISQLGDSIPESHFVEKSQPTSTITTGVCRAHQQKEHCCNREHHKSPTNVLTEGETFRHSTFGTNSVSAPGAHSLSEETGFVELSVFSETQVHPWCCGFTPSGTAKDWEDRAESTNREECLKTKQQTVTGPELRSVAGERVRDRTIIHHCEHGDTGFTHPPQDHHLKAPASLSCPSEVLDSGDEDLEDLRSEDRTPSLSQSVHLKRAPELVVGKSDEEKEVEIDSEEIEHSASPLNNTVSESSSEDFASFCDAVSPDGLEDLGYFVQTIDNPLPPAPEKKEVVSGYIREETEIQLEEERENIRDAGISPSQLKASLEESRIQGEEECSADLNQNQREVGDKDLDQAQDSGVREWAQSGLPPSDSFADFCSAPSDQEECLEGEAGGDWVEFGVMGAPTELVATWADFGDLGSSAGQKENETEDKICQRDTAAKREQALFSRQLHRLLQESFQAVKIQQEKEEEVCVPSLGALLQHHDTQHEDGEKKQGEEKPHYAAHWVPRGVWRQPCEVHDAFGLKFQWGGSHSNRILLHCLGMDTRNILFTGETKQPVIVPAFAANLGMLEPTKESVKAAGQTAETAQVLPGSQETRRALSSDSAQASFLTSQCDRSSSGLSNPQDASRGTFVLNLDYFGPVEDCGSSSSSSRSSSPPPGVDRELYELTTAKLEPRINSCHLEETFNRLMSSMEITSTATSNREPQQDKDLSAEAAAVVCEVPDLSFMRAKVLMFPSILIPPEGYSTALK